One genomic segment of Rhizobium gallicum bv. gallicum R602sp includes these proteins:
- a CDS encoding conjugal transfer protein TraB, whose protein sequence is MRRDRLQPTLLIFASITVGAVGWSGHVLLLPVALGFPIIWSIARSRLVAALVSAGYFLAASRGLPQGVAAFFSSDLRPGVLLWLCASTSFVTVHAVLWTRYDGVRSFRYLLAAILMAIPPFGITGWAHPVTAAGVLFPQWGWWGLAAMTAGLASLVTRIWPAVAIALGGFWVWSAAVWTEPKLPEGWQGVDLELAASLGRDASMQRHRDLIATVKDQASRGIRSVVLPESALGFWTPTVERLWTRALQGTSISVVAGAAIVDAGGYDNVLLALSAEGGRLLYRERMPVPVSMWQPWRLLIGKSGGARAHFFANPVVAIGANRAAPLICYEQLIVWPALQSMFQDPDFIVAVGNGWWTKGTSIVAIQRASTTAWAKLFAKPLVLSFNT, encoded by the coding sequence ATGCGCCGTGACCGCCTTCAGCCGACGCTGCTGATCTTCGCCTCGATTACAGTGGGCGCGGTGGGGTGGAGCGGCCATGTACTGCTCCTGCCTGTCGCGCTGGGGTTTCCGATCATCTGGTCGATCGCGCGATCGAGACTGGTAGCGGCGCTTGTCTCCGCCGGATATTTTTTGGCGGCGTCGCGTGGTTTGCCGCAAGGCGTCGCGGCATTCTTTTCGTCGGATCTCCGGCCGGGCGTACTGCTCTGGCTGTGTGCGTCTACCAGCTTTGTCACGGTCCATGCGGTTCTTTGGACGAGGTACGACGGCGTTCGTTCGTTTCGCTATCTCCTGGCGGCCATCCTTATGGCCATTCCACCATTCGGTATCACGGGCTGGGCGCATCCTGTCACCGCCGCCGGCGTCCTGTTTCCGCAATGGGGATGGTGGGGACTTGCGGCCATGACAGCCGGCCTTGCGAGCCTCGTAACCCGCATATGGCCAGCTGTCGCAATCGCCTTAGGAGGCTTTTGGGTGTGGTCCGCCGCAGTCTGGACCGAGCCGAAACTACCCGAAGGTTGGCAGGGCGTCGATTTGGAATTGGCAGCTTCGCTGGGGCGTGACGCCAGTATGCAGCGCCACCGTGATCTGATTGCAACGGTGAAGGACCAGGCATCTCGCGGCATTCGCTCCGTTGTTCTGCCCGAAAGCGCCTTGGGCTTTTGGACGCCGACCGTCGAACGGCTCTGGACAAGGGCTCTCCAGGGAACCAGCATCTCTGTTGTCGCTGGCGCCGCAATCGTCGATGCGGGCGGATACGACAATGTGCTCCTCGCCCTCTCTGCCGAGGGAGGCCGGCTCCTCTATCGTGAGCGGATGCCGGTCCCAGTCTCGATGTGGCAGCCATGGCGGTTGCTGATCGGTAAGAGCGGCGGTGCGCGGGCACATTTCTTTGCCAACCCGGTCGTAGCAATTGGCGCCAATCGGGCCGCACCATTGATCTGCTACGAGCAACTGATCGTTTGGCCCGCCCTGCAATCCATGTTTCAGGATCCGGATTTTATCGTCGCTGTGGGAAACGGATGGTGGACCAAAGGGACATCTATAGTCGCCATCCAGCGCGCCAGTACCACGGCATGGGCAAAACTATTCGCAAAACCGCTTGTTCTTTCCTTCAACACCTGA
- a CDS encoding TraH family protein, which translates to MLDAALIKECSDPSLKPAIVEQFVAAAGSADPLAVTVKMSGRLILVPKAISADEAMAIVRQYAGRAVVRVGLTQYPAGVGVKEPADLKPVLVDACENLRSGTAMFAKVLRIVTKWYGNPANDDVFPQIFEDAVYAWKTGEFEGASVFQAPDPGGSVTPYRASPSDEDEAKSDSHVDHANTESPEKSHGVGSAEMRIDLSRIGGK; encoded by the coding sequence ATGCTCGACGCCGCCCTGATCAAAGAATGCTCCGACCCTTCTCTCAAGCCCGCTATCGTCGAGCAATTCGTGGCCGCCGCAGGCTCCGCCGATCCCCTCGCCGTCACCGTCAAAATGAGCGGCCGGTTGATCCTCGTTCCGAAGGCCATATCAGCCGACGAGGCGATGGCGATCGTGCGCCAATATGCCGGGAGGGCTGTCGTCCGCGTCGGCCTGACGCAGTATCCAGCTGGCGTTGGAGTCAAGGAACCGGCTGACTTGAAGCCGGTCCTCGTCGATGCTTGCGAGAATCTTCGGAGCGGCACGGCGATGTTCGCCAAGGTCCTGAGGATCGTCACCAAGTGGTACGGCAACCCTGCGAACGACGATGTCTTCCCTCAGATATTCGAGGATGCCGTCTATGCCTGGAAGACCGGCGAATTCGAGGGCGCGAGCGTGTTTCAAGCTCCTGATCCGGGAGGAAGCGTGACGCCCTATAGGGCGTCGCCCTCAGACGAGGACGAAGCCAAAAGCGACAGCCATGTTGACCATGCGAACACTGAAAGCCCCGAGAAAAGCCACGGCGTTGGATCCGCAGAAATGCGGATCGACCTATCGAGGATCGGAGGAAAATGA
- a CDS encoding DUF5615 family PIN-like protein: MKFLIDECLHSSLVAVAQGHGHDCFRVNWLGLSGEADWDLIPRIIEGDFTFVTKDARDFRKLYAKEELHAGLVIIVPQVLPSLQRELFDLILQELVEAQLVNEVIEVTIDGDEGAVLARYSLPEA; the protein is encoded by the coding sequence GTGAAGTTTCTCATCGATGAATGCCTTCATTCGTCTCTCGTGGCCGTGGCCCAAGGTCACGGCCACGATTGTTTCCGCGTCAATTGGCTCGGACTGAGCGGCGAAGCCGATTGGGATCTCATACCTCGAATAATCGAGGGAGATTTCACCTTCGTCACGAAAGACGCCCGCGACTTTCGAAAACTCTATGCGAAGGAAGAATTGCACGCGGGCCTTGTGATCATCGTCCCGCAAGTCCTGCCTTCGCTGCAACGGGAGCTGTTTGATCTCATTCTTCAGGAACTGGTAGAGGCGCAATTGGTCAACGAGGTCATCGAGGTGACCATCGACGGAGATGAGGGGGCGGTTCTTGCGCGGTATTCGCTTCCGGAAGCTTAG
- a CDS encoding DUF433 domain-containing protein, which translates to MATTSRAYTPAEAAAVSEIAVKSVHNAIDKRIIATHPFSSERRALTDEDLLRLKLWYGVGSILSAERRKRLFDTIDQNPDANTIRADDYLIVDVARAREQLAARAEALGEAEKIIHSVKGVVGGEPVFKGTRVPVRMIAAMKIQGASTEEIVEGYPSLTERMVELAEIWTAAHPARGRPRKLSDQGLKVKSVKRLKLSNEGARKPSGATS; encoded by the coding sequence ATGGCTACGACATCACGCGCCTACACGCCTGCCGAGGCTGCAGCTGTCAGTGAGATCGCTGTAAAATCGGTACACAATGCGATTGACAAGCGGATCATCGCGACTCATCCGTTCAGCAGTGAGCGCCGAGCACTCACCGATGAGGATCTACTTCGCTTGAAGCTCTGGTATGGCGTCGGATCGATCTTGTCTGCTGAGCGTCGCAAACGTCTATTCGATACCATCGACCAGAACCCCGACGCCAATACGATAAGGGCAGACGACTATTTGATCGTCGATGTCGCTCGGGCAAGAGAGCAGTTGGCCGCACGCGCCGAAGCACTTGGGGAAGCTGAGAAAATCATTCACAGCGTGAAAGGCGTCGTTGGCGGCGAACCAGTCTTCAAAGGGACGCGTGTTCCAGTACGGATGATTGCCGCGATGAAAATCCAGGGCGCGAGCACCGAGGAAATTGTCGAGGGCTATCCATCGCTGACCGAGCGAATGGTGGAGCTCGCGGAAATCTGGACAGCGGCACATCCCGCCCGGGGGCGGCCGCGAAAGCTTTCCGATCAAGGACTGAAAGTGAAGTCGGTAAAGCGTTTGAAACTTTCAAATGAAGGCGCCCGAAAACCGTCGGGCGCCACCTCGTGA
- a CDS encoding helix-turn-helix domain-containing protein, whose translation MDMRKLVGRNFALLRREQGLTQEDVQARSGFSQQYISGLERGRRNPTIITLYELAQALGVSHEELVKSRRD comes from the coding sequence ATGGATATGCGCAAACTCGTGGGGAGAAATTTCGCCCTTCTGCGTCGGGAGCAGGGCCTGACTCAGGAGGACGTTCAAGCTCGCTCCGGGTTTAGCCAACAATATATTAGCGGCTTGGAGCGCGGACGGCGTAACCCGACGATTATCACGCTCTATGAGCTTGCGCAGGCGCTTGGTGTCAGCCATGAGGAATTGGTTAAGTCAAGGCGCGATTAG
- a CDS encoding transcriptional repressor TraM — protein sequence MNDVGSSEANDQRKATGSRYRSMHKSELEALAVSAISEHRSLLAADEAVYEEWTRASADPSVSSAVLKNLQDEYIARQKKSEAQQEELSDIIDALGYVPDVPSDGDE from the coding sequence ATGAACGATGTGGGCTCATCCGAGGCGAATGACCAACGGAAGGCAACAGGATCTCGCTACAGGTCGATGCACAAGTCAGAATTGGAGGCGCTGGCGGTTTCCGCGATCAGCGAACACCGCAGCCTTCTCGCCGCCGACGAAGCTGTCTATGAGGAGTGGACTCGCGCGAGCGCCGACCCGTCCGTCTCCAGCGCCGTACTCAAGAACCTGCAAGACGAGTATATCGCGCGTCAGAAGAAATCCGAAGCCCAGCAGGAGGAACTTTCGGACATCATCGACGCGCTTGGCTATGTCCCTGATGTTCCCTCGGATGGCGATGAATGA
- a CDS encoding autoinducer binding domain-containing protein: MDGDLRSLIDMAEAARDERMIKSALNRFANSCGFERFAYLQTEGAEIRTFNSYPEEWQDIYLGSRYFLIDPVVTEAKRRMEMFSWTADDWPARGASELRRFRDQAIEHGIRSGVTIPVEGSFGSTMMLTFASSEKKADRSILQDGQKAIQAVIAIHYRLKIIAAATIVAPKGLLSPREAMCVMWAAKGKSAPETAMLTGINPRTVQHYLDSARRKLEAATVAQLVAIAKDHGLV, from the coding sequence GTGGACGGAGACCTTCGCTCCCTCATCGACATGGCAGAAGCCGCGCGCGATGAACGTATGATCAAAAGCGCTCTGAATAGATTCGCGAATTCTTGTGGCTTTGAGCGTTTCGCCTATCTGCAAACCGAAGGCGCTGAAATCCGTACGTTCAATTCCTATCCCGAGGAATGGCAGGATATTTATCTCGGCAGCCGATATTTCCTCATCGATCCAGTCGTCACGGAAGCCAAGCGTCGCATGGAGATGTTTTCCTGGACGGCCGATGACTGGCCGGCTCGTGGAGCGTCCGAACTCAGGCGCTTTCGGGACCAAGCCATCGAACACGGCATTCGTAGTGGGGTGACGATTCCTGTCGAAGGAAGTTTTGGCTCCACGATGATGCTGACGTTTGCCTCCTCGGAGAAGAAGGCCGACCGTTCAATATTGCAGGACGGGCAAAAAGCGATACAGGCGGTCATCGCGATTCACTACCGCCTGAAAATCATAGCTGCGGCGACAATCGTCGCCCCGAAAGGGCTCCTTTCACCAAGAGAAGCGATGTGCGTCATGTGGGCGGCAAAGGGCAAGAGTGCCCCGGAAACCGCGATGCTGACGGGAATCAATCCGAGAACAGTGCAGCACTACCTCGACAGTGCGCGCCGAAAGCTTGAAGCAGCAACCGTTGCGCAACTCGTAGCGATCGCTAAAGATCACGGTCTCGTTTGA
- the trbI gene encoding IncP-type conjugal transfer protein TrbI produces MVQSLQLGAPNQADDQQGMRRLNRLPIIVAIMIIALFIGVVVIGLSWRGLSFNRGSDIENASNTPATSFGDQLKRGISDGIIGEPAEREAFQPTPVIEHKVDKEEPVGERQPAEREERRPRLESEEEWKARLKREQDEQYMREAQRQRMARLQARATALDSPLKVDTSNVDKASDLTNTGRQTTNAAVNSASDLYAAAMKSGLMGQNFDQNGQTSKEDFFNQNIKDLGYLPDQVVPQMSPYELKRGSIIPATLITGLNSDLPGRMTAQISQNVYDSATGYRLLIPQGAKLFGRYDSKVFFGQERVLVVWTDLIFPNGSTLQIGGMAGTDAEGYGGLKDKVDRHLWRTFGSAALVAIIGTGIDMSLPESSTLATQDTASDAARRNFAESFGRVAEQSISKNLNVQPTIRIRPGYEFNVLVDQDIVFPSAYGDHQSGIRNPGLPIIR; encoded by the coding sequence ATGGTCCAGTCGCTCCAGCTTGGTGCCCCCAACCAAGCCGACGATCAGCAGGGCATGCGCCGCCTCAATCGCCTGCCGATCATCGTCGCCATCATGATCATCGCGCTGTTCATCGGCGTGGTCGTGATTGGCCTGTCATGGCGCGGTCTCTCCTTCAACCGTGGCAGCGACATCGAAAACGCCTCCAATACCCCCGCGACAAGTTTCGGTGACCAACTAAAACGGGGTATATCGGATGGAATTATCGGCGAACCGGCTGAGCGCGAGGCGTTCCAGCCGACCCCTGTCATTGAGCACAAGGTCGACAAAGAGGAACCGGTTGGTGAACGCCAGCCCGCAGAACGGGAAGAGCGGCGGCCCAGGCTCGAATCCGAAGAGGAGTGGAAGGCTCGCCTGAAGCGAGAACAGGATGAACAGTATATGCGCGAGGCCCAGCGTCAGCGGATGGCTCGCCTCCAGGCGCGCGCTACGGCGCTCGATTCGCCGCTGAAGGTAGACACATCCAATGTCGACAAGGCTTCAGACCTCACGAACACGGGCCGACAGACGACAAATGCCGCGGTAAACAGTGCCTCAGACCTCTATGCCGCCGCGATGAAATCTGGTCTGATGGGCCAGAACTTCGATCAGAACGGCCAGACATCGAAGGAGGATTTCTTCAATCAGAATATCAAGGATCTTGGTTACCTGCCTGACCAGGTCGTGCCACAGATGTCACCCTACGAATTGAAGCGCGGCTCGATCATTCCGGCGACCTTGATCACCGGCCTAAATTCCGACTTGCCAGGGCGCATGACCGCTCAGATCAGCCAGAATGTCTACGACAGCGCGACCGGGTATCGCCTGCTCATCCCGCAGGGCGCAAAGCTGTTCGGCCGTTACGATTCCAAGGTGTTCTTTGGTCAGGAACGTGTTCTCGTCGTCTGGACCGACCTCATTTTCCCGAACGGGTCGACCCTGCAGATTGGCGGCATGGCCGGCACGGACGCGGAAGGCTACGGCGGGCTCAAGGACAAGGTGGATCGCCATCTTTGGCGGACCTTCGGGTCGGCCGCGCTGGTCGCGATCATCGGAACCGGGATCGACATGTCGTTGCCTGAAAGTTCGACTCTTGCGACGCAAGATACGGCGTCGGACGCAGCACGACGGAATTTTGCGGAAAGCTTCGGTCGCGTCGCGGAACAATCGATCTCGAAGAACCTCAACGTACAGCCGACGATCCGCATCCGTCCTGGCTACGAGTTCAATGTCCTGGTAGATCAGGATATTGTTTTTCCCTCAGCCTATGGCGACCACCAGTCGGGGATCAGAAATCCCGGTTTGCCGATAATCAGGTGA
- the trbH gene encoding conjugal transfer protein TrbH, producing the protein MRTLLMLIAAAALLSGCQTTDDALTTSSTPVAVTGPTATAIAGDMANRLAEQIGPAGTTTIKMDKGTSEFAIALEAALKGRGYSVVGDGKVAKDAKPVELAYAIDGFDGQVLARLSTPSIALGRAYTPTTAGATPASPISIMQRN; encoded by the coding sequence ATGCGGACGCTTCTCATGCTTATCGCCGCCGCTGCTCTGCTTTCGGGTTGCCAAACGACTGACGACGCTCTGACCACCAGTTCAACCCCGGTAGCCGTCACCGGACCAACCGCAACCGCCATCGCCGGCGACATGGCAAATCGCCTCGCTGAACAGATCGGCCCGGCCGGAACGACCACCATCAAGATGGACAAGGGCACATCGGAATTCGCCATCGCGCTCGAGGCGGCCCTGAAAGGACGGGGCTACTCGGTGGTTGGGGATGGCAAAGTCGCCAAGGACGCCAAACCGGTCGAGCTTGCCTATGCGATCGATGGCTTCGACGGACAGGTTCTGGCGCGGCTTTCGACGCCTTCCATTGCCCTTGGCCGTGCTTATACGCCGACTACGGCCGGCGCCACGCCGGCAAGTCCAATTTCGATCATGCAGCGCAACTGA
- the trbG gene encoding P-type conjugative transfer protein TrbG — protein sequence MHRTGLIAAASCMAGLLLAMGAQAQSMTTNEVRGTNISGKWRGTPGLVTKGPDGKVIFLFGETQPSVVCSPLQVCDIELQGGEIVRDVLVGDTVRWKVEPATSGAAGGQAIHLIVKPSEPGLLTSMIVTTSRRTYHIQLKSHPSQYMARVGFEYPEDVTTKLADINARLETGGIPGTAPDKLNFSYSVSGSASWKPKRVYSDGVKTYIQFPKSTSGRDAPVLFVVSGGQNRIVNYRMKNDMMIVDYAVDKAILVSGVGWRQQKITIRRGG from the coding sequence ATGCACAGAACAGGATTGATCGCAGCCGCCAGCTGCATGGCCGGACTCTTGCTCGCGATGGGCGCTCAAGCGCAGAGCATGACAACGAATGAGGTGAGGGGCACGAATATTTCGGGGAAATGGCGCGGCACACCGGGCCTCGTCACGAAAGGACCGGACGGGAAGGTGATCTTCCTGTTTGGCGAAACGCAGCCGTCTGTCGTCTGCTCACCTCTGCAGGTCTGCGATATCGAATTGCAGGGCGGCGAGATCGTTCGCGATGTCCTCGTCGGCGACACTGTGCGCTGGAAGGTAGAACCTGCGACCTCTGGTGCTGCCGGTGGGCAGGCAATCCATCTTATCGTCAAACCGTCGGAGCCAGGCCTTCTCACCTCGATGATCGTCACGACCTCCCGGCGAACCTACCATATCCAGCTCAAGTCCCATCCCAGCCAGTATATGGCGCGCGTCGGTTTCGAGTATCCGGAAGACGTGACGACCAAGCTCGCCGACATCAATGCCCGGCTCGAAACCGGCGGCATTCCCGGCACGGCGCCGGACAAGCTCAACTTCTCCTATTCAGTCAGCGGAAGCGCCTCGTGGAAGCCGAAACGGGTCTATTCGGACGGGGTGAAAACCTACATCCAGTTCCCGAAGTCGACCTCCGGCCGGGATGCGCCGGTTCTTTTCGTCGTGTCAGGTGGCCAGAACCGCATCGTCAACTATCGGATGAAAAACGACATGATGATCGTCGACTATGCGGTGGACAAGGCGATCCTCGTTTCCGGGGTCGGTTGGCGGCAACAGAAAATCACCATCCGACGGGGAGGGTGA
- a CDS encoding conjugal transfer protein TrbF: MAANRAPENPYLAARQEWTERYGSHVQAAAAWRIVGILGLAMAVIGFSYAMYLSTQVKLVPYIVEVDKLGTSITAGFAEQIEYADARVVRATLGNFVTSFRSITPDAVVQKQYIDRTYALLRTSDPSTQKINAWFRGNSPFEKAKTSTVAIEVNNIVALSNQTYQIDWTEYERDRNGKETGTRRFRGIATVALTTPQDEATIRLNPIGLYVRDFDWTAQL, encoded by the coding sequence ATGGCCGCAAACCGCGCCCCAGAAAATCCGTACCTTGCCGCCCGCCAGGAATGGACCGAACGCTATGGCTCCCATGTGCAGGCTGCTGCCGCATGGCGCATCGTCGGCATTCTTGGCCTCGCCATGGCCGTCATCGGCTTCAGCTACGCGATGTATCTCAGTACCCAGGTCAAGCTGGTGCCCTATATCGTTGAGGTCGACAAGCTCGGAACGTCGATCACAGCCGGGTTTGCCGAGCAGATAGAATATGCCGATGCACGTGTCGTGCGCGCGACGCTCGGCAATTTCGTCACCAGCTTCCGCTCCATTACGCCTGATGCGGTGGTGCAGAAGCAATATATCGATCGGACCTACGCGCTTCTTCGCACCTCCGATCCGTCGACCCAGAAGATCAACGCCTGGTTCCGCGGCAATTCGCCGTTCGAGAAGGCGAAGACATCGACGGTCGCCATCGAGGTCAACAACATTGTGGCGCTCTCGAACCAAACCTACCAGATCGACTGGACGGAATATGAGCGTGACCGGAACGGCAAGGAAACCGGAACGCGCCGTTTCCGGGGGATCGCAACGGTGGCGCTGACCACGCCACAGGACGAGGCGACCATCCGACTCAATCCGATCGGTCTCTATGTCCGGGACTTCGACTGGACGGCACAGCTTTAA